The following proteins come from a genomic window of Musa acuminata AAA Group cultivar baxijiao chromosome BXJ1-7, Cavendish_Baxijiao_AAA, whole genome shotgun sequence:
- the LOC135678593 gene encoding L-type lectin-domain containing receptor kinase SIT2-like: MLLPGILTVILLAELAASSDGNFTFNGFSGANLTLNGFAAITSEGLLCLTNDTQQVIGHAFYPFRLRFGKPPSFSSTFVFAIKPTFPHTSGHGIAFVLSPSKELRGSLPSQHLGLFADTGSARDHIVAVELDTVENVEFKDINNNHVGIDVNSLVSVNSTPAAYYDTKEGVVKGLQLISGEPMQVWVDFSGEDMRFDVAVAPLRESKPKAPLVSSRFNLSSVISDTMYVGFSASTGAATGSHYILGWSFSLDGDASPLDLSALPRLPGSPKKKSVVLVISLPVAAVLLLVVAMVIVVLYLRRRKKFAEVLEDWEHEFGPHRFHYKDLYRATKGFDDENLLGAGGFGRVYRGVLSKSKIEIAVKKISHESKQGMREFISEIVSVGRLRHRNLVQLLGYCRRHGELLLVYDYMANGSLDRFLFDGNQAPLNWSQRFHIIKGVAAGLLYLHEGWEQVVIHRDIKAGNILLDSELNGKLGDFGLARLYDHGTNSQTTHIVGTLGYLAPELSRTGKATTHTDVYAFGAFLLEVACGKRPLQLDAPGLVDFVLECWKMSTILEARDPKLGDEYTAKEMELVLQLGLVCSHPDPMFRPSMKQVVQILEGDAPLTVSPDSMISCLSARQYDESFDHLVLSYPSSSAATHVLHSSPLFSATR, translated from the coding sequence ATGCTTCTTCCCGGGATCCTCACTGTTATCCTTCTCGCCGAGCTCGCGGCTTCCTCCGACGGTAACTTCACCTTCAACGGATTCAGCGGCGCGAACCTGACCCTCAACGGCTTCGCGGCGATCACCTCCGAAGGCCTCCTGTGTCTGACGAACGACACGCAGCAAGTGATCGGCCACGCTTTCTACCCCTTCCGACTCCGCTTCGGTAAGCCTCCGTCCTTCTCGAGTACCTTCGTGTTCGCCATCAAACCCACTTTCCCCCACACGAGCGGCCATGGAATTGCTTTTGTCCTCTCCCCCTCGAAGGAGCTCCGTGGGTCTCTGCCCAGCCAACATCTCGGCCTCTTCGCGGACACCGGCAGCGCCAGAGACCATATCGTCGCTGTGGAGCTCGACACGGTCGAGAACGTGGAGTTTAAGgacatcaacaacaaccatgtcgGGATCGATGTTAACAGCTTGGTATCGGTGAACTCGACGCCGGCGGCTTACTATGACACCAAGGAAGGCGTGGTCAAGGGGCTCCAGCTGATCAGTGGAGAGCCGATGCAGGTTTGGGTTGATTTCAGTGGCGAGGACATGCGATTCGATGTTGCAGTGGCTCCTCTCCGTGAATCCAAACCCAAGGCTCCACTTGTGTCCTCGAGGTTTAATCTCTCGTCGGTCATCTCGGATACGATGTACGTGGGCTTCTCTGCGTCCACAGGTGCGGCTACCGGATCCCATTACATTCTGGGATGGAGCTTTAGCCTCGACGGAGACGCTTCACCACTTGATCTCTCTGCTCTTCCTCGACTCCCTGGTTCGCCAAAGAAGAAATCGGTAGTCTTGGTCATTTCGTTGCCTGTAGCCGCAGTGCTTCTGCTGGTAGTCGCCATGGTCATCGTCGTCTTGTACCTcaggagaaggaagaaatttgCAGAGGTCCTCGAGGATTGGGAGCATGAATTCGGACCTCATAGGTTTCACTACAAGGATCTGTACCGAGCGACCAAAGGGTTCGACGACGAGAACCTGCTTGGCGCGGGAGGCTTCGGTCGGGTTTACCGCGGCGTGCTGTCGAAATCCAAGATCGAGATTGCTGTCAAGAAGATCTCCCATGAGTCGAAGCAGGGAATGCGGGAGTTCATCTCGGAGATCGTGAGCGTGGGCCGGCTACGGCACCGGAACCTTGTGCAGCTGCTGGGATACTGCCGGCGCCACGGCGAGCTGCTCCTGGTGTACGATTACATGGCAAACGGCAGCCTGGATCGGTTCCTCTTCGACGGGAATCAGGCACCGCTGAATTGGTCTCAGAGGTTTCACATCATCAAAGGAGTGGCGGCAGGGCTCCTATACCTGCACGAAGGATGGGAGCAAGTAGTGATTCATCGAGACATCAAGGCCGGCAACATTCTCCTCGACAGCGAGCTCAACGGGAAGTTGGGAGACTTCGGGCTAGCGAGACTGTACGATCACGGGACGAATTCGCAGACCACCCACATCGTCGGCACATTGGGTTATCTTGCTCCGGAGCTCAGCAGGACGGGGAAGGCCACCACACACACCGACGTGTACGCCTTCGGCGCCTTCCTGCTGGAGGTCGCCTGCGGGAAAAGGCCGCTGCAGCTGGACGCGCCAGGGCTGGTGGATTTCGTGCTCGAGTGCTGGAAGATGAGTACGATACTGGAGGCGAGAGACCCGAAGCTGGGGGACGAGTACACGGCGAAGGAGATGGAGCTGGTGCTGCAGCTTGGGCTGGTCTGCTCACACCCAGACCCCATGTTCAGGCCGAGCATGAAGCAGGTGGTGCAGATCTTGGAAGGCGACGCTCCCTTGACTGTGTCACCGGACAGCATGATCAGCTGCCTCTCCGCGCGACAGTACGATGAATCGTTCGATCATCTCGTCTTGTCGTATCCGTCGAGTTCGGCTGCTACGCATGTGTTACACTCATCGCCGTTGTTCTCTGCTACTCGCTGA
- the LOC135678594 gene encoding AT-hook motif nuclear-localized protein 23-like, whose protein sequence is MGRVDPGVTSATSVPPVHLRNLNRADDVPSHHFNRRDREAGAAATTTTVSSGSNNHPNDDEGNADDSAGGLEMVEAGSAGAPTGTACRRPRGRPPGSKNKPKPPVIITRENPNALRSHVLEISSGADVMDAMATFARRRQRGVFILSGSGVVTDVTLRQPEAPPGVITLPGRFDILSLSGAFLPAPSPPGATGLTVYLSGGQGQVVGGNVIGELVASGPVMVIAATFSNAIYERLPLDDEEPAAAGAMPGTEGIQLQQSPGVSEGGGRPSSRQPHAGLDPSSMPLYNLPLDLPPNGQTPHEVFGAWASAAAPRPPSSY, encoded by the coding sequence ATGGGCAGGGTCGACCCTGGGGTCACGTCCGCGACCTCGGTCCCTCCCGTCCATCTCCGCAACCTCAACCGCGCCGACGACGTCCCCAGTCACCACTTCAACAGAAGAGACCGAGAGGCCGGCGCCGCTGCCACGACTACCACCGTCAGCAGCGGCAGCAACAACCACCCCAACGACGACGAAGGCAATGCCGACGACTCCGCCGGTGGCCTCGAGATGGTCGAGGCCGGATCTGCCGGCGCGCCGACGGGTACCGCCTGTCGCCGCCCCCGTGGCCGTCCGCCTGGGTCCAAGAACAAACCGAAGCCACCCGTGATCATCACGCGGGAGAACCCCAACGCGCTCCGCTCGCACGTCCTCGAGATCTCGAGCGGGGCCGACGTCATGGACGCCATGGCCACCTTCGCCCGCCGGAGGCAGCGTGGCGTGTTCATCCTGAGCGGCAGCGGGGTCGTCACCGACGTCACGCTCCGCCAGCCCGAGGCGCCGCCGGGGGTCATCACCCTCCCCGGCCGCTTCGACATCCTCTCTCTTTCCGGGGCGTTCCTTCCGGCGCCGTCGCCACCAGGGGCCACGGGCCTAACAGTCTACCTATCCGGCGGCCAAGGGCAGGTGGTGGGCGGCAATGTCATCGGCGAATTAGTCGCGTCAGGGCCGGTGATGGTGATCGCAGCCACCTTCTCGAACGCAATATATGAGAGGTTACCGCTCGACGACGAAGagccagcggcggcaggcgctatGCCTGGCACAGAGGGAATTCAGCTTCAGCAGAGCCCGGGAGTAAGTGAAGGCGGCGGTCGGCCGTCCTCGCGGCAGCCACATGCAGGGTTGGATCCGTCGTCGATGCCGCTGTACAATCTGCCGCTGGATCTTCCACCAAATGGCCAGACGCCCCACGAGGTTTTCGGCGCCTGGGCCTCTGCTGCAGCTCCTCGGCCGCCATCATCCTACTAA
- the LOC135678596 gene encoding BTB/POZ and MATH domain-containing protein 3-like isoform X2: protein MEKVVHGDRGGINVSQSKSVCETVNGSHRYTIQGFSLAKGMGLGKYMSSGTFDVGGYKWAIYFYPDGKNPEDNSLYVSVFIALASEGTDVRALFELTMLDQSGKDRHKVHSHFERALEGGPYTLKYRGSMWGYKRFYRRTALETSDYLKDDCLIMHCTVGVVRNRIETPTQFSVSVPSPDLGQCLKELLKSGIGSDIVFHVGDETFKAHKRILAARSPVFNAQFYGLVGNPNVDRVDVEDVEPPVFKAMLIFIYSDELPDVHELTGSISMCTSTIMIQHLLAAADRYGLDRLRLLCEAKLCEGITADTVATTLALAEQHQCVQLKNVCLKFIAVRENLGD from the exons ATGGAGAAGGTCGTCCATGGCGATAGGGGCGGCATCAACGTGTCGCAGTCGAAGTCGGTGTGCGAGACCGTGAACGGGTCGCACCGGTACACCATCCAGGGGTTCTCGCTGGCCAAGGGGATGGGGCTGGGGAAGTACATGTCCAGCGGCACCTTCGATGTGGGGGGCTACAAGTGGGCGATCTACTTCTACCCCGACGGAAAGAACCCCGAGGACAACTCTCTTTATGTGTCCGTGTTCATCGCCCTGGCCAGCGAGGGGACCGACGTGCGGGCACTCTTCGAGCTGACCATGCTCGACCAGAGCGGCAAGGACCGCCACAAGGTGCACAGTCACTTCGAGCGGGCGTTGGAGGGCGGGCCGTACACCCTTAAGTACCGAGGGAGCATGTG GGGCTACAAGAGATTTTACAGAAGAACAGCTTTAGAAACATCGGATTACCTCAAGGACGACTGTCTGATTATGCATTGTACGGTTGGTGTTGTCAGGAACCGTATCGAAACACCAACACAGTTTTCCGTTAGTGTACCATCACCAGACTTGGGTCAGTGTCTAAAGGAGCTGTTGAAATCTGGCATTGGTTCTGACATAGTTTTTCATGTTGGGGATGAGACATTTAAAGCGCACAAGCGGATTCTTGCTGCTCGCTCTCCGGTATTTAATGCCCAATTCTATGGCCTCGTTGGGAATCCTAATGTGGATAGAGTAGATGTAGAGGATGTGGAACCCCCTGTTTTCAAG GCCATGCTCATTTTCATATATTCGGATGAGCTTCCTGATGTTCATGAATTGACTGGTTCAATTTCAATGTGTACATCTACAATAATGATACAACATTTATTAGCTGCAGCTGATAGATATGGTTTGGATCGTCTGAGGTTGCTGTGTGAAGCAAAATTATGTGAAGGAATCACTGCTGACACAGTAGCAACAACCTTAGCCCTCGCTGAACAACACCAATGTGTTCAACTGAAGAATGTGTGTCTAAAATTCATAGCTGTTCGAGAAAACTTAGGAG ACTGA
- the LOC103991338 gene encoding very-long-chain aldehyde decarbonylase GL1-8-like, which yields MASPLESCWLYLITHFSEFQLATVGTFLIHESVFFLSGLPSIYFERSGLFSKYKIQKKNNTPEGREKCIVRLILYHVCVNLPVMLISYPTFRFMGLRSSLPLPHWTVIVSQIIFYFILEDFVFYWGHRILHTKWLYKHVHSVHHEYATPFGLTSEYAHPAEILFLGFATIIGPALTGPHLFTLWLWMILRVLETVEAHSGYHFPWSPSNFVPLYGGSDFHDFHHRVLYTKSGNYASTFVYMDWLFGTDQGYRKLKALEEVEGKKY from the exons ATGGCCTCTCCGCTCGAATCGTGCTGGCTG TATCTCATCACTCATTTCAGCGAGTTCCAGTTGGCGACTGTCGGCACTTTCTTAATTCATGAAAGTGTCTTTTTCTTATCTGGACTTCCATCTATATACTTTGAGAGGTCAGGGCTTTTCAGCAAATATAAAATTCAG AAAAAGAACAATACTCCAGAAGGGCGAGAGAAATGTATTGTGCGTCTTATCCTGTACCATGTATGTGTCAACTTACCAGTTATGCTCATCTCTTATCCTACATTCAGATTCATGGGGCTGAGAAGCAGTCTTCCGTTGCCTCACTG gaCTGTCATCGTAtctcaaattattttttacttcATCTTGGAGGATTTTGTATTCTACTGGGGACACAGGATTCTGCACACCAAATGGCTATACAAGCATGTTCATAGTGTCCATCATGA ATATGCTACACCTTTTGGACTGACTTCTGAGTACGCCCATCCTGCTGAAATCCTTTTCCTTGGATTTGCCACAATTATTGGTCCAGCTTTAACTGGTCCTCACCTGTTTACTCTTTGGTTATGGATGATATTGAGAGTCTTGGAGACGGTAGAGGCTCACAGTGGGTACCATTTCCCATGGAGCCCCTCAAACTTTGTGCCTTTATATGGAGG TTCTGATTTTCATGACTTCCATCACCGTGTGCTTTATACAAAGTCGGGCAATTATGCATCGACTTTCGTTTACATGGACTG GTTGTTTGGCACCGATCAAGGTTATCGGAAGCTGAAGGCCCTCGAGGAAGTAGAAGGAAAGAAATACTAA
- the LOC135678596 gene encoding BTB/POZ and MATH domain-containing protein 3-like isoform X1, with translation MEKVVHGDRGGINVSQSKSVCETVNGSHRYTIQGFSLAKGMGLGKYMSSGTFDVGGYKWAIYFYPDGKNPEDNSLYVSVFIALASEGTDVRALFELTMLDQSGKDRHKVHSHFERALEGGPYTLKYRGSMWGYKRFYRRTALETSDYLKDDCLIMHCTVGVVRNRIETPTQFSVSVPSPDLGQCLKELLKSGIGSDIVFHVGDETFKAHKRILAARSPVFNAQFYGLVGNPNVDRVDVEDVEPPVFKAMLIFIYSDELPDVHELTGSISMCTSTIMIQHLLAAADRYGLDRLRLLCEAKLCEGITADTVATTLALAEQHQCVQLKNVCLKFIAVRENLGAVMQTEGYNYLEGTCPSVLAELLETVAVVDNDAGQVCRKRSSSSNLGMNSMDSVDLNGGRRLRRRM, from the exons ATGGAGAAGGTCGTCCATGGCGATAGGGGCGGCATCAACGTGTCGCAGTCGAAGTCGGTGTGCGAGACCGTGAACGGGTCGCACCGGTACACCATCCAGGGGTTCTCGCTGGCCAAGGGGATGGGGCTGGGGAAGTACATGTCCAGCGGCACCTTCGATGTGGGGGGCTACAAGTGGGCGATCTACTTCTACCCCGACGGAAAGAACCCCGAGGACAACTCTCTTTATGTGTCCGTGTTCATCGCCCTGGCCAGCGAGGGGACCGACGTGCGGGCACTCTTCGAGCTGACCATGCTCGACCAGAGCGGCAAGGACCGCCACAAGGTGCACAGTCACTTCGAGCGGGCGTTGGAGGGCGGGCCGTACACCCTTAAGTACCGAGGGAGCATGTG GGGCTACAAGAGATTTTACAGAAGAACAGCTTTAGAAACATCGGATTACCTCAAGGACGACTGTCTGATTATGCATTGTACGGTTGGTGTTGTCAGGAACCGTATCGAAACACCAACACAGTTTTCCGTTAGTGTACCATCACCAGACTTGGGTCAGTGTCTAAAGGAGCTGTTGAAATCTGGCATTGGTTCTGACATAGTTTTTCATGTTGGGGATGAGACATTTAAAGCGCACAAGCGGATTCTTGCTGCTCGCTCTCCGGTATTTAATGCCCAATTCTATGGCCTCGTTGGGAATCCTAATGTGGATAGAGTAGATGTAGAGGATGTGGAACCCCCTGTTTTCAAG GCCATGCTCATTTTCATATATTCGGATGAGCTTCCTGATGTTCATGAATTGACTGGTTCAATTTCAATGTGTACATCTACAATAATGATACAACATTTATTAGCTGCAGCTGATAGATATGGTTTGGATCGTCTGAGGTTGCTGTGTGAAGCAAAATTATGTGAAGGAATCACTGCTGACACAGTAGCAACAACCTTAGCCCTCGCTGAACAACACCAATGTGTTCAACTGAAGAATGTGTGTCTAAAATTCATAGCTGTTCGAGAAAACTTAGGAG CTGTGATGCAGACTGAAGGATACAACTATTTGGAGGGAACGTGTCCGTCGGTGCTTGCAGAACTTTTGGAAACTGTTGCTGTTGTGGATAACGATGCTGGTCAGGTGTGCCGAAAGAGGAGCAGTAGCAGCAACCTGGGGATGAATTCAATGGACAGTGTTGATTTGAACGGGGGGAGGCGATTGCGCAGGCGGATGTAG